A genomic region of Runella rosea contains the following coding sequences:
- a CDS encoding FG-GAP repeat domain-containing protein: MKNYKIGLIALMPLFAGITTVCAQKGKEVSFTKQVLTKMFFSEGVAVGDVNHDGKKDVMAGAFWFQAPNWERHEIAKGDTFTVNGGYSNSFLNFSMDVNQDGWIDLIRVDYPGIPVVWHENPQNKPGHWKVHVISKSLGNESPYFGDIDGDGRPDIVGNDSESKQIIWLKSPTKKGDTQWEKTVIAEGNIPGTHRFTHGLGLVDMNDDGRLDVLIKEGWWEAPADRKQPNWAFHKANLGEDCSQMYLLDVNQDGLKDVISTSAHAYGMWWHEQGKDGQGNPTWTKHEIYKAFSQTHGLSLVDINGDGQKDLVTGKRYFAHNGNDPGEFQPAVLYWFEFKPGPTPTWTPHEIDNNSGVGLHVVTEDMNNDRLPDVVVANKKGVHVFLQQKK, encoded by the coding sequence ATGAAAAATTACAAGATAGGATTGATTGCCCTCATGCCTCTTTTTGCAGGAATAACGACCGTTTGTGCGCAGAAAGGGAAAGAAGTGAGTTTTACAAAACAAGTACTGACCAAGATGTTCTTTTCGGAAGGCGTGGCGGTAGGAGATGTGAATCATGACGGAAAGAAGGACGTTATGGCAGGGGCATTTTGGTTTCAGGCGCCCAACTGGGAACGTCACGAAATTGCCAAAGGAGATACTTTCACTGTTAATGGCGGCTACAGTAATTCGTTCCTGAATTTCAGTATGGATGTCAATCAGGATGGCTGGATTGATTTGATACGGGTAGATTATCCTGGAATTCCGGTGGTGTGGCACGAAAATCCCCAGAATAAACCCGGCCACTGGAAAGTACATGTAATTAGCAAATCGCTGGGCAATGAATCTCCGTATTTTGGCGATATCGACGGTGACGGTCGCCCCGATATTGTCGGTAATGATTCCGAATCAAAACAGATTATATGGTTGAAATCTCCCACCAAAAAAGGTGATACGCAATGGGAAAAAACCGTGATTGCGGAAGGAAACATTCCTGGAACTCACCGATTTACCCACGGCCTTGGTTTGGTAGATATGAACGATGATGGCCGACTTGATGTGCTCATCAAAGAAGGTTGGTGGGAAGCACCTGCCGACCGTAAACAGCCGAATTGGGCATTTCACAAGGCAAATTTGGGCGAAGATTGTTCTCAAATGTACCTACTTGATGTAAATCAGGATGGGTTGAAAGATGTTATCAGTACTTCGGCGCATGCCTATGGTATGTGGTGGCACGAACAGGGCAAAGACGGACAAGGTAACCCCACTTGGACGAAGCACGAAATATATAAAGCTTTTTCGCAGACACACGGACTAAGTTTAGTTGACATCAATGGCGATGGACAAAAAGATTTGGTGACAGGTAAACGTTATTTTGCGCACAATGGCAATGACCCCGGCGAGTTTCAGCCAGCGGTATTGTATTGGTTTGAATTCAAACCTGGCCCAACGCCCACTTGGACGCCCCACGAAATTGACAATAACTCGGGCGTAGGCTTGCACGTTGTGACGGAAGATATGAACAACGACCGCCTTCCTGATGTTGTGGTAGCGAACAAAAAAGGGGTGCATGTGTTTTTGCAGCAAAAAAAGTAA
- a CDS encoding SGNH/GDSL hydrolase family protein, with protein MNSTFKKHNRRATFWYIIFYFLLLSTSVASGPKPFPKKIHRIVFIGNSITYAGQFITDIEAYLLTHYPNRRFEFINVGLPSETVSGLSESNHAGGRFPRPDLHERLDRVLTQTKPDFVFACYGMNDGIYLPLDEERFQKYREGITWLHTRVAGIGVPIVHLTPPIYDELKGKAVGYGAVLDTYSEWLLSQRKAQKWEIADLHFPMKVYLEQHRQNNPDFALAKDGVHPDALGHWLMAKQVLMYLGEKGLEEAENVKTTLTIHPNGEEILQLVSERQQFMKDAWLTSTGHTRPEMKVGLPMEDARKKAEVIEKQLRELLKKK; from the coding sequence ATGAATTCAACATTCAAAAAACACAACCGACGTGCAACTTTTTGGTATATTATTTTCTATTTTTTATTACTTTCTACTTCGGTAGCCAGCGGTCCAAAACCCTTCCCCAAAAAAATCCACCGAATTGTCTTTATCGGCAACAGTATCACCTATGCTGGGCAATTTATCACCGACATCGAGGCCTATCTCCTGACGCATTACCCCAACAGACGTTTTGAATTCATCAATGTGGGTTTGCCCAGCGAAACCGTTTCGGGGCTTTCTGAATCCAACCATGCGGGAGGAAGATTTCCTCGGCCTGATTTGCATGAGCGTCTTGACAGGGTACTCACCCAAACCAAACCTGACTTTGTTTTTGCCTGTTATGGCATGAACGATGGCATCTATTTACCTTTAGACGAAGAAAGGTTCCAAAAGTATCGCGAAGGTATCACATGGTTACACACACGAGTCGCGGGCATAGGTGTACCGATTGTCCACCTCACGCCGCCAATTTATGACGAACTCAAAGGCAAGGCTGTGGGCTATGGTGCCGTACTAGACACCTACTCGGAATGGTTATTGAGCCAACGCAAGGCTCAGAAATGGGAAATAGCCGACCTGCATTTCCCGATGAAAGTCTATTTGGAACAACACCGCCAAAACAATCCCGACTTTGCATTGGCCAAAGATGGCGTTCATCCCGACGCTTTGGGGCATTGGCTGATGGCCAAACAAGTATTGATGTATTTGGGAGAAAAAGGGCTGGAAGAAGCAGAGAACGTCAAAACAACTTTGACCATTCACCCAAACGGAGAGGAAATTTTGCAACTCGTCTCAGAGCGGCAACAATTTATGAAAGACGCTTGGCTGACCTCCACTGGCCACACCCGCCCCGAAATGAAGGTGGGTCTACCAATGGAGGATGCCCGAAAAAAAGCCGAAGTAATCGAAAAACAACTCCGTGAGTTGCTCAAAAAAAAGTAA
- a CDS encoding GNAT family N-acetyltransferase — MNITIRRGTAEDVPQAFELVQELALYEKAPEQVTNTPEMMLKDGFGPEPIFGLFVAEVDGKVVGISLYYYRYSTWKGKRLYLEDIVVTESMRGYGLGKQLFDVTVEEAKNTQCTGMMWQVLDWNEPAIQFYKKYGTRFDEGWINCHLDF, encoded by the coding sequence ATGAATATTACGATTCGCAGAGGTACTGCTGAAGATGTACCCCAGGCATTTGAGCTGGTTCAGGAACTTGCTTTGTACGAAAAAGCCCCCGAACAAGTCACCAACACCCCCGAAATGATGCTCAAAGATGGATTTGGCCCTGAGCCGATTTTTGGTCTATTTGTGGCGGAGGTCGACGGTAAAGTAGTGGGGATTTCGTTGTATTATTATCGTTATTCTACCTGGAAAGGCAAACGCCTCTACTTGGAAGACATCGTGGTGACGGAGTCAATGCGTGGGTATGGTTTGGGCAAACAACTTTTTGACGTGACGGTAGAAGAAGCAAAAAATACCCAATGTACCGGCATGATGTGGCAGGTGCTGGATTGGAACGAACCAGCTATTCAGTTTTATAAAAAATACGGTACCCGCTTTGACGAGGGCTGGATTAATTGTCACTTGGATTTTTAG
- a CDS encoding patatin-like phospholipase family protein — translation MKALVLGGGSLKGAFQVGVIQAILESGFEPEMIYGISVGSLNAGFLVNAAGKQHIENKVIDWPGISRQLIEFWIKNITRPEDIALVRSRLTLGIDTLMSRFDGLLDTTPLHTLIRKNLNEFILKNSPVKLKVGAVDVVSGKMVYATPEDESFLEYIMASSSLPTLMPAIHIKGQRKAAYLDGGLRVVAPLKAALEDGATEIVCIACHAEHIYDEPVNYRNLLKLLDRVKDINVNQIVNSDIAWGQNYVEKEGLKGRALKLSVVRPHEPLHLDMLKFNSDDIVRLIVQGYKTGFEYIQENGLPLLNTPNAAPSESPQNA, via the coding sequence ATGAAGGCATTGGTACTCGGAGGAGGCTCCCTGAAGGGCGCTTTTCAGGTGGGAGTGATTCAGGCGATATTGGAAAGTGGATTTGAACCCGAAATGATATACGGGATTTCTGTCGGTAGCCTTAACGCTGGCTTTTTGGTGAACGCTGCTGGGAAGCAACATATTGAGAACAAGGTGATTGACTGGCCGGGCATTAGTCGTCAATTGATTGAGTTTTGGATTAAAAATATTACCCGTCCCGAAGACATCGCCCTCGTACGGTCGCGCCTGACCTTGGGAATAGATACCCTGATGAGCCGCTTTGATGGATTGCTAGACACGACTCCTCTGCACACCCTTATCCGAAAAAACCTTAATGAGTTTATTCTCAAAAATAGTCCTGTTAAACTCAAAGTAGGGGCGGTAGACGTTGTAAGTGGAAAAATGGTGTATGCCACGCCCGAAGATGAAAGCTTTTTGGAATATATTATGGCCAGTAGTTCGTTGCCTACGTTGATGCCAGCTATCCACATCAAAGGTCAACGAAAAGCGGCGTACTTAGATGGAGGGCTTCGGGTAGTTGCCCCGCTCAAAGCAGCACTGGAAGATGGAGCCACCGAAATTGTGTGCATTGCCTGCCATGCTGAACATATTTATGATGAGCCTGTAAACTATCGAAATTTGCTGAAACTGCTGGACCGGGTCAAGGATATTAACGTAAACCAGATTGTTAATAGTGACATTGCCTGGGGGCAAAACTACGTGGAAAAAGAAGGACTGAAAGGTCGAGCGCTGAAACTATCGGTGGTGCGTCCGCATGAACCCTTGCATCTTGATATGTTGAAGTTTAATTCAGACGATATTGTGCGGTTGATTGTTCAAGGTTACAAAACAGGGTTTGAATACATTCAGGAAAATGGGTTGCCTCTCCTAAACACGCCCAATGCGGCTCCCAGCGAATCCCCGCAAAATGCATAG
- a CDS encoding polyprenyl synthetase family protein produces the protein MSLSIKDIQAPISSEMDAFERKFRQFMKSEVMLLDQIMNYIVRRKGKQLRPMFVFLTAGISGSITEATYRGAALIELLHTATLVHDDVVDDSNYRRGFFSVNALWKNKIAVLVGDYLLSRGLLLSVDNQDFSLLQIVSNAVREMSEGELLQLSKARRLDITEDVYFEIIRQKTASLISSCCGVGARSAGASEELVDKMRQFGEKVGLAFQIKDDLFDFGDAEVGKPLGIDIKEKKMTLPLIYALRQTTWTKKRQIINIIKNHSDKPQKVAEVIQFVRDSGGIQYATQAMQKLVEEAKTILHSFPESNYRNSLEGLVQYTIERSK, from the coding sequence ATGTCTCTTTCCATTAAAGATATTCAAGCCCCCATCTCCTCCGAAATGGACGCCTTTGAGCGAAAATTTCGGCAATTTATGAAAAGTGAGGTCATGCTTCTTGACCAAATCATGAATTATATAGTGCGTCGAAAAGGAAAACAACTACGCCCGATGTTTGTCTTCTTGACGGCCGGTATTAGCGGTTCCATCACAGAAGCTACGTACAGGGGTGCGGCCCTGATCGAATTGCTCCACACCGCCACGCTCGTCCACGACGATGTGGTTGACGACTCTAACTACCGACGCGGTTTTTTCTCGGTCAATGCCCTTTGGAAAAACAAAATTGCGGTATTGGTGGGAGATTATCTTTTGTCACGAGGCCTATTACTATCAGTTGATAATCAAGATTTTAGTCTCCTTCAAATTGTTTCTAATGCCGTTCGAGAAATGAGCGAAGGCGAGCTACTTCAACTCTCAAAAGCGCGCCGCTTGGACATCACGGAGGATGTCTATTTTGAAATTATTCGCCAAAAAACCGCTTCGCTTATTTCTTCCTGCTGCGGCGTGGGAGCACGCTCTGCGGGAGCATCCGAAGAATTGGTTGACAAAATGCGCCAATTTGGCGAGAAGGTAGGGCTTGCCTTTCAAATCAAAGATGACCTGTTTGATTTTGGAGATGCCGAAGTAGGAAAACCCCTTGGTATTGACATCAAAGAGAAAAAAATGACCCTTCCGTTGATATACGCCTTGCGTCAAACCACGTGGACCAAAAAACGACAGATCATCAATATCATCAAAAACCACAGCGACAAGCCCCAAAAAGTAGCCGAAGTTATCCAGTTTGTTCGTGACTCTGGCGGGATACAATATGCTACGCAGGCCATGCAAAAACTGGTCGAAGAAGCCAAGACTATTTTACACTCCTTCCCTGAATCAAACTACCGAAATTCACTGGAAGGTTTGGTTCAGTATACCATCGAAAGGAGCAAGTAA
- a CDS encoding transmembrane 220 family protein — MNLTKIVSLLFALLFVYFVVVQYNDPDPQVWMPIYGIAVAACLSIYFAKAPRSYVFVVMALAYFFASYQQWPPQYEGVFWGEMKMRSINIELARESLGLTVSGMGMLVMAYLRTRLGK, encoded by the coding sequence ATGAACCTAACTAAGATTGTTTCGCTGCTGTTTGCCCTTTTGTTTGTTTATTTTGTGGTTGTTCAATACAACGACCCCGACCCTCAGGTGTGGATGCCCATCTACGGTATTGCCGTGGCAGCTTGCTTGAGTATTTACTTTGCAAAAGCGCCGCGTTCTTACGTTTTTGTGGTGATGGCACTGGCCTATTTTTTTGCTTCCTATCAGCAATGGCCGCCGCAGTATGAAGGCGTATTTTGGGGAGAAATGAAAATGCGGAGCATCAACATCGAGCTCGCCCGCGAATCTCTGGGATTAACGGTGAGCGGCATGGGAATGCTCGTGATGGCTTACTTGCGCACCAGATTGGGGAAGTAA
- a CDS encoding sodium-translocating pyrophosphatase, which yields MNNIVYLVPAFGVLGLLYTAWRFSWVSNQPAGDANMQKLSGYIADGAIAFLKAEWKILAYFAIPTAVLLFWLGSDEGTPEHPIHSSPLIAVAFLIGALLSATAGYIGMKVATKANVRTAQAARTSLAKALEVSFTGGSVMGMGVAGLAVLGLGGLFILFYNIFAAGKPLTSDEMKTAIEVLAGFSLGAESIALFARVGGGIYTKAADVGADLVGKVEAGIPEDDVRNPATIADNVGDNVGDVAGMGADLFGSYVATILATMVLGQEIGVEDNYGGFSPVLLPMLIAGVGLLASLVSTFFVRIKGETSSVQNALNIGNWASIGITFVASYFLVKNILPETLNLRGFEFTSDGVFYAIVVGLVVGALMSYITEYYTAMGKRPVLSIIEKSGTGHATNIIGGLAVGMESTVLPILTLAAGIILSYKFAGLYGVSIAAAGMMATTAMQLAIDAFGPIADNAGGIAEMSQLPPEVRERTDNLDAVGNTTAATGKGFAIASAALTSLALFAAFVGIAGITQIDIYKADVLAGLFVGGMIPFIFSALCISAVGKAAMEMVNEVRRQFREIPGIMEYKTEPEYEKCVAISTEASIKQMILPGAIALITPVLVGFTMGPEVLGGLLAGVTVSGVLMGIFQSNAGGAWDNAKKSFEKGVMIDGQMYFKKSEPHKASVTGDTVGDPFKDTSGPSMNILIKLMSIVSLVIAPYIAVKGGHDHAAMKETMEVNVTKNNENGTITSAATLKLDNGLELNIAANGNPIEVGLIDFIRSDKPVDKTTWFDFDRLLFETGKATLKPESQEQLKNVSEIMKAFPAVNIKLGGYTDNTGDANANLKLSSDRAAAVEAELVAMGIDNSRIDSEGYGDQYPVASNDTEEGRAQNRRISVRVTKK from the coding sequence ATGAATAATATCGTTTATCTCGTTCCTGCTTTTGGTGTCTTGGGGCTATTGTATACGGCCTGGCGTTTCAGCTGGGTGTCGAACCAGCCAGCCGGTGACGCAAACATGCAAAAACTCTCTGGCTACATTGCCGACGGAGCCATTGCTTTCCTTAAAGCCGAGTGGAAAATCCTGGCTTATTTCGCCATTCCCACGGCCGTTTTATTATTTTGGTTGGGTTCTGATGAAGGTACGCCTGAGCATCCTATCCATTCTTCACCCCTCATTGCCGTCGCGTTTTTGATTGGTGCATTGCTGTCGGCTACTGCGGGTTACATCGGTATGAAAGTCGCCACCAAAGCCAACGTACGTACTGCGCAGGCGGCGCGGACGTCGCTGGCCAAAGCCCTTGAAGTTTCTTTCACGGGTGGTTCCGTGATGGGAATGGGTGTAGCAGGGTTAGCGGTTTTGGGCTTAGGAGGCCTTTTTATCTTGTTTTATAACATCTTTGCTGCGGGTAAACCGCTTACCTCCGACGAAATGAAAACCGCCATCGAAGTATTGGCTGGGTTTTCGTTGGGTGCGGAATCCATCGCGCTTTTTGCGCGTGTGGGTGGGGGTATCTATACAAAAGCAGCCGACGTGGGTGCCGACCTCGTGGGTAAAGTGGAAGCTGGTATTCCAGAAGACGACGTTCGTAATCCTGCCACCATCGCCGACAACGTGGGCGATAACGTAGGTGACGTAGCGGGTATGGGTGCCGACTTGTTTGGCTCGTATGTTGCCACTATTTTGGCAACAATGGTTTTAGGCCAAGAAATTGGCGTAGAAGATAACTACGGAGGCTTTTCGCCAGTATTGCTCCCGATGCTGATTGCGGGTGTGGGTCTGTTGGCGTCGTTAGTTTCAACATTTTTTGTAAGGATTAAAGGGGAAACTTCATCAGTACAAAATGCTTTGAACATCGGCAACTGGGCTTCAATTGGTATTACGTTTGTGGCTTCTTACTTTTTAGTAAAAAATATATTACCCGAGACCCTCAACTTGCGCGGCTTTGAATTTACCTCTGATGGGGTGTTTTATGCAATCGTCGTGGGTTTGGTTGTAGGTGCGTTGATGTCTTACATCACCGAATATTATACCGCTATGGGCAAGCGTCCCGTGTTGTCAATCATCGAAAAATCAGGCACAGGACACGCGACCAACATCATTGGCGGTTTGGCCGTTGGTATGGAGTCAACGGTGTTGCCGATTTTAACGTTGGCGGCAGGTATTATTCTTTCGTACAAGTTTGCGGGTCTTTACGGTGTGTCTATCGCGGCGGCCGGAATGATGGCTACGACGGCCATGCAGTTGGCGATTGACGCTTTCGGGCCGATTGCTGACAACGCAGGTGGTATCGCTGAAATGTCGCAGTTGCCTCCAGAAGTTCGTGAGCGTACCGACAATTTAGATGCCGTTGGTAACACCACTGCCGCTACAGGTAAAGGTTTTGCAATTGCTTCGGCAGCTCTGACTTCGTTGGCATTGTTTGCGGCTTTCGTTGGAATTGCGGGCATTACCCAAATTGACATTTACAAAGCCGACGTACTGGCGGGCTTATTTGTAGGGGGTATGATTCCGTTTATTTTTAGTGCGTTGTGTATCTCAGCGGTGGGTAAAGCTGCCATGGAAATGGTGAACGAAGTTCGTCGTCAGTTCCGCGAGATTCCCGGTATCATGGAATACAAAACCGAACCCGAATACGAAAAATGCGTAGCGATTTCTACCGAGGCTTCTATCAAACAAATGATTTTGCCAGGCGCGATTGCCTTGATTACGCCAGTACTTGTCGGCTTTACCATGGGTCCCGAAGTATTGGGTGGTTTGTTGGCAGGGGTGACCGTGTCAGGTGTATTGATGGGGATTTTCCAATCAAATGCCGGTGGCGCGTGGGACAACGCTAAGAAGTCATTCGAAAAAGGAGTAATGATTGATGGTCAGATGTACTTCAAAAAGTCGGAGCCACACAAGGCTTCCGTAACGGGAGATACCGTAGGGGATCCATTCAAAGATACTTCGGGTCCTTCTATGAACATTCTGATTAAATTGATGTCTATCGTGTCGTTGGTAATTGCTCCTTATATCGCCGTAAAAGGTGGCCATGACCATGCTGCCATGAAAGAAACAATGGAGGTAAACGTAACCAAAAATAACGAAAACGGGACCATCACCAGCGCCGCAACGTTGAAACTTGACAACGGCTTAGAACTCAACATTGCCGCTAATGGCAACCCCATTGAAGTAGGCTTGATTGACTTTATTCGTTCTGACAAACCCGTTGATAAAACGACTTGGTTTGATTTTGACCGTTTATTGTTTGAAACAGGTAAGGCAACGTTGAAGCCGGAGTCGCAGGAGCAATTGAAGAATGTTTCCGAAATTATGAAAGCGTTTCCTGCGGTAAATATCAAATTGGGTGGTTATACCGACAACACAGGTGATGCCAATGCCAATCTCAAACTATCGAGCGACCGCGCGGCGGCCGTTGAGGCTGAATTGGTAGCGATGGGTATTGACAACAGCCGGATTGACTCAGAAGGCTACGGCGACCAATATCCAGTAGCGTCCAACGACACTGAGGAAGGACGTGCTCAAAACCGCCGTATCTCGGTTCGGGTAACGAAAAAATAG
- a CDS encoding sensor histidine kinase, with the protein MKRLLFLCLFLLPYLGQCQKTGITIQMGQLFFKDDHWKFMSGDSSAWANPSYDDRHWKKANSSLRDNKALWKAKKGWFRLKFNLSKKSLKTDYSLIIKQFGYSELYLDGKLVATTNTSDPQDSASQLRLMQIPFTVQDTNTHVLALRYSFRSSPLYYASTDEDAFKLWLEPSHQSMLNQLVNTAWNAGVGGMLAGLFGILSLLHFLFFRANSNQKVHLILSFATLCFTVMFGLSMVDGFTGTLTQKSLLDVGQISSIHLAFGSLLAAVYTYLKRRHSWLFYFIITSLVVSFGYQCFIGPFPNGQFFIPFFLVLIDYIRVSWLGKRQGDSHNKLPWNSLRFSFFALLLLILSGIIMGIVQGLTGLGDNAFILAFVLLIFVFSVMLSIPIGLSLSLVQDYTHTYKSMQLNLEEVQKLSAKTLAQEQEKQQILATQNETLEHQVNERTAELNQSLETLKATQAQLIQKEKMASLGELTAGVAHEIQNPLNFVNNFSEVSVDLLDELQEEREKSPEQQDPELEQEILADLRQNLQKITHHGQRASSIVRSMLAHSRTSSGQMEPTNLNALADEYLRLAYHGQRATHPTFNCQLITDFSTDIPTLNLAAQDIGRVLLNLFGNAFYALHQKQQFIAEAYEPTIWVSTTLKDLKTVEIRIRDNGLGIPQAIIQKVFQPFFTTKPTGEGTGLGLSLSYDIVTKGHQGTLDVTSTEGEGTEFVITLPVK; encoded by the coding sequence ATGAAAAGACTGCTTTTCCTCTGCCTTTTTTTACTTCCGTATTTAGGCCAATGCCAAAAAACCGGAATTACTATTCAAATGGGGCAGCTGTTTTTCAAGGATGACCACTGGAAATTTATGTCCGGAGATTCGTCAGCATGGGCGAATCCAAGCTACGATGATCGTCATTGGAAAAAAGCAAACAGCTCATTACGGGACAATAAGGCTCTTTGGAAAGCCAAAAAAGGCTGGTTCAGGCTAAAATTCAACCTTTCTAAAAAGTCCTTAAAAACGGACTATTCCCTCATCATAAAACAATTTGGCTACTCCGAACTGTATTTAGATGGGAAATTGGTGGCGACAACCAATACCTCTGACCCACAGGATTCAGCATCGCAGCTCAGGCTCATGCAAATCCCGTTTACCGTCCAAGACACCAATACCCACGTTTTAGCCCTGCGATACTCATTTCGCTCGTCTCCCCTCTATTATGCCTCAACCGATGAGGACGCATTCAAGCTTTGGCTTGAACCATCGCATCAGTCCATGCTCAACCAATTGGTCAATACTGCTTGGAATGCGGGCGTCGGCGGTATGCTGGCGGGATTGTTCGGGATACTCTCCCTGCTTCATTTTCTTTTTTTTCGCGCCAATTCTAATCAAAAGGTACACCTGATTTTGTCGTTTGCTACTCTCTGTTTTACCGTCATGTTTGGTCTAAGCATGGTAGATGGATTTACTGGAACCTTAACGCAAAAATCATTGCTGGATGTAGGGCAGATTTCAAGCATTCATTTGGCTTTTGGTTCATTATTAGCTGCTGTTTATACTTATTTGAAACGACGACACAGTTGGCTCTTTTACTTTATTATTACCTCATTAGTAGTTAGTTTTGGCTATCAATGCTTTATCGGGCCTTTCCCTAATGGCCAATTTTTCATTCCTTTTTTTCTGGTGCTGATCGATTATATCAGAGTGAGTTGGCTGGGAAAACGGCAGGGTGATTCCCATAATAAATTACCTTGGAATTCGCTCCGTTTCTCCTTTTTTGCTTTACTGCTGTTGATTCTTTCGGGAATCATCATGGGGATTGTACAAGGCCTCACCGGACTGGGAGACAATGCTTTTATCTTAGCTTTTGTGCTGCTTATTTTTGTTTTTTCAGTAATGCTGAGCATTCCTATTGGCCTATCGCTCTCGCTTGTACAGGATTATACCCATACGTACAAGTCTATGCAGCTGAATCTGGAAGAAGTCCAAAAACTTTCGGCCAAAACATTAGCTCAAGAGCAGGAAAAGCAGCAGATTTTGGCTACGCAGAATGAAACCCTTGAGCATCAGGTCAATGAACGAACCGCCGAACTGAATCAATCGCTCGAAACCTTGAAAGCTACCCAAGCCCAACTCATCCAAAAGGAAAAAATGGCCTCATTGGGAGAATTGACCGCGGGCGTAGCCCATGAGATACAGAATCCGCTCAATTTTGTCAATAACTTCTCAGAAGTATCCGTGGATTTATTGGACGAGCTACAGGAAGAAAGGGAAAAATCTCCCGAACAACAAGACCCTGAACTCGAACAGGAAATACTGGCCGACTTACGACAGAACCTCCAAAAAATCACCCATCATGGGCAGCGGGCCAGTTCGATAGTACGCAGTATGCTCGCGCACTCGCGCACATCGTCGGGACAAATGGAGCCAACCAACCTAAACGCCTTGGCCGACGAATACCTGCGGCTCGCCTACCACGGCCAACGAGCAACCCACCCAACTTTTAACTGCCAATTAATCACCGATTTCAGCACCGATATTCCGACGCTCAACCTTGCCGCACAGGACATAGGACGCGTATTGCTCAACCTGTTTGGCAATGCCTTTTATGCCCTTCACCAAAAACAGCAATTTATTGCCGAAGCCTACGAGCCAACCATTTGGGTAAGCACCACATTAAAAGACCTTAAAACGGTGGAAATACGTATTCGAGACAATGGTCTGGGCATTCCGCAAGCCATTATTCAAAAGGTTTTTCAACCGTTTTTTACCACCAAACCTACGGGCGAGGGCACTGGACTTGGCCTGTCGTTGTCGTACGATATTGTCACCAAAGGCCATCAGGGAACGTTGGACGTGACGAGTACCGAAGGAGAAGGTACGGAGTTTGTCATCACACTGCCTGTTAAATAA